From one Flavobacteriales bacterium genomic stretch:
- the clpB gene encoding ATP-dependent chaperone ClpB — protein sequence MDLNKFTIRSQQAIQQAQTIATGYGQQMLENGHLLKGILEVDPDVSPFLLKKLNVNVGAMTQALDRIVQGYPKVSGGQISLSRYSSDALTKALAALKEFGDEFASVEHMLIGILDSGDTVSQLLKDNGVTKKDLIAAIKDLRKGSKVTSQSQEETYNALNKYAKNLNQLAKDNKLDPVIGRDEEIRRVLQILSRRTKNNPILIGEPGVGKTAIAEGIAQRIVSGDIPEDLKGKQVYSLDISALIAGAKYKGEFEERLKAVVKEVISAEGSIILFIDEIHTLVGAGGGEGAMDAANILKPALARGELRSIGATTLNEYQKYFEKDKALERRFQKVMVDEPNREDAISILRGLKEKYESHHKVLIKDAAIIAAVELSTRYIADRFLPDKAIDLIDEAASKLRMEINSKPEELDEIDRRIMQLEIEREAIKRENDEAKLAELNKELAELSGQRDGFKARWESERALVERINSAKDQIEDLKHQAAQYEREGDFGKVAEIRYGRIQETEKELLAAKDELLLMQADSKLIKEEVDVEEIAAVVSRWTGVPVTRMLEAERTKLLKLEDELHKRVIGQNEAVRAVADAVRRNRAGMGDEKRPIGSFIFLGTTGVGKTELAKALSEILFNDEHAMTRIDMSEYQERHSVSRLVGAPPGYVGYDEGGQLTEAVRRKPYSVVLLDEIEKAHPDVWNILLQVLDDGRLTDNKGRVVNFKNTIVIMTSNIGSHIIQENFEGLERKNLEEVIEKTQREVMDLLRKTVRPEFLNRVDELIMFRPLSQGDVREIVKLQLHMLLQKLEEKDIHLIPSEELIAHISTQGFDPQFGARPIKRMIQKELLNELSKQIIAGTLETGKPMVMDVFDGKIVLRKPIDEKESNGKAKRSKAEV from the coding sequence ATGGACCTCAACAAATTCACCATCCGCTCCCAGCAGGCCATCCAACAGGCGCAGACCATCGCCACCGGATACGGCCAGCAGATGCTCGAGAACGGCCACCTGCTCAAGGGCATCCTGGAGGTGGACCCCGACGTGTCGCCTTTCCTGCTGAAGAAGCTCAACGTGAACGTGGGCGCCATGACGCAGGCGCTCGACCGCATCGTTCAGGGCTATCCGAAAGTGAGCGGCGGACAGATCTCGCTGTCACGCTACAGCAGCGATGCGCTCACCAAGGCCCTCGCCGCGCTGAAAGAGTTCGGCGATGAGTTCGCCAGCGTGGAGCACATGCTCATCGGCATCCTCGACAGCGGCGATACCGTGAGCCAACTGCTCAAGGACAATGGCGTCACGAAGAAGGACCTGATCGCGGCCATCAAGGACCTGCGCAAGGGCAGCAAGGTGACCAGCCAGAGCCAGGAGGAGACCTACAACGCGTTGAACAAGTACGCCAAGAACCTCAACCAGCTCGCCAAGGACAACAAGCTCGATCCGGTCATCGGCCGCGACGAGGAGATTCGTCGCGTGCTGCAGATTCTCAGCCGCCGCACCAAGAACAACCCGATCCTGATCGGTGAGCCCGGCGTGGGCAAGACCGCCATCGCCGAGGGCATCGCGCAGCGCATCGTCAGCGGCGACATCCCCGAGGACCTCAAAGGCAAGCAGGTGTACAGCCTGGACATCTCCGCGCTCATCGCGGGCGCCAAGTACAAAGGCGAGTTCGAGGAGCGTTTGAAAGCCGTGGTGAAAGAGGTGATCAGCGCCGAGGGCAGCATCATCCTCTTCATCGACGAGATACACACGCTTGTTGGTGCGGGCGGTGGCGAGGGCGCCATGGACGCCGCGAACATCCTGAAGCCCGCCCTCGCACGTGGCGAACTGCGCAGCATCGGCGCCACCACGCTCAACGAATACCAGAAGTATTTCGAGAAGGACAAGGCCCTGGAACGCCGCTTCCAAAAAGTGATGGTGGACGAACCCAACCGCGAGGACGCCATCTCCATCCTGCGAGGCCTGAAGGAGAAGTACGAAAGCCACCACAAGGTGCTGATCAAGGACGCCGCGATCATCGCCGCCGTGGAACTGAGCACGCGCTACATCGCCGATCGTTTCCTGCCGGACAAGGCCATCGACCTGATCGACGAGGCCGCCAGCAAGCTGCGCATGGAGATCAACTCCAAGCCCGAGGAGCTCGATGAGATCGACCGCCGCATCATGCAGTTGGAGATCGAACGCGAGGCCATCAAGCGCGAGAACGACGAGGCCAAGCTCGCCGAGCTGAACAAGGAACTCGCGGAACTCAGCGGCCAGCGCGATGGATTCAAAGCCCGCTGGGAAAGCGAGCGCGCGTTGGTGGAGCGCATCAACAGCGCCAAGGACCAGATCGAGGACCTGAAGCACCAGGCCGCGCAGTACGAGCGCGAGGGCGACTTCGGCAAGGTGGCGGAGATCCGCTATGGCCGCATCCAGGAGACCGAGAAGGAACTACTCGCCGCCAAGGACGAATTACTCCTGATGCAGGCCGACAGCAAATTGATCAAGGAGGAAGTGGACGTGGAAGAGATCGCCGCCGTGGTGAGCCGCTGGACCGGAGTACCCGTCACGCGCATGCTCGAAGCCGAACGTACCAAGCTCCTGAAATTGGAGGACGAACTACACAAGCGCGTGATCGGTCAAAACGAAGCCGTGCGCGCCGTGGCCGATGCCGTGCGCCGCAACCGTGCCGGCATGGGCGATGAGAAACGCCCTATCGGTTCCTTCATCTTCCTCGGCACCACGGGTGTCGGTAAGACCGAACTGGCGAAAGCGCTCAGCGAGATCCTCTTCAACGACGAGCACGCCATGACGCGCATCGACATGAGCGAGTACCAGGAGCGCCACAGCGTTTCACGGCTCGTAGGTGCGCCCCCCGGCTACGTGGGCTACGACGAGGGCGGCCAACTCACCGAGGCCGTGCGCCGCAAGCCCTACAGCGTGGTGCTGCTGGACGAGATCGAGAAGGCCCACCCCGACGTGTGGAACATCCTGCTGCAGGTGCTCGACGATGGCCGCCTCACCGACAACAAGGGCCGGGTGGTGAACTTCAAGAACACCATCGTGATCATGACGAGCAACATCGGCTCGCACATCATTCAGGAGAACTTCGAGGGCCTCGAGCGTAAGAACCTTGAAGAGGTGATCGAGAAGACCCAACGAGAAGTGATGGACCTGCTGCGCAAGACCGTGCGCCCCGAGTTCCTCAACCGCGTCGATGAGCTGATCATGTTCCGCCCGCTGAGCCAGGGGGATGTGAGGGAGATCGTGAAGTTGCAACTGCACATGCTCCTTCAGAAGCTGGAGGAAAAGGACATCCACCTCATCCCCAGCGAGGAGCTCATCGCCCACATCAGCACCCAGGGCTTCGACCCGCAGTTCGGCGCGCGCCCGATCAAGCGCATGATCCAGAAGGAACTGCTGAACGAGCTCAGCAAGCAGATCATCGCCGGCACGCTGGAAACGGGAAAACCGATGGTGATGGATGTGTTCGACGGGAAGATCGTATTAAGGAAGCCGATTGATGAGAAGGAGAGCAATGGGAAGGCGAAGAGGTCGAAAGCGGAAGTGTAA
- a CDS encoding FecR domain-containing protein: MDQNSIDSNLLARYVAGEANALQRAQVEAWVRMDAGNAQELDRWQRIWSYSVAGFEAQAAEERAWAQGAEAERRAWAIGAEAEAQARLMEDLAWAKVQGHIAEAEGQGRVIPLNRVRWQRWAAAAAIVGGVLLAARWFIQPRADHYASAGEVLEARLKDSSSVTLSPASSIEARMGRTRAINLEGEAYFDVRRDEARPFVIAAGDVQVTVLGTAFTVSAYDTADIVEVRVRSGRVHVEAGMDTLTLSAGQHARYRKSRHVLERAPAPPAEVWGWRIIHFDRAPLDEVARQLERIYKVDVVFTNPRLARCTLTAEFDDEPIEAILGVIADTFSLTLTRNGNSYALDGEGC; encoded by the coding sequence GTGGATCAGAACAGCATCGATAGCAACCTGTTGGCGCGGTACGTGGCCGGTGAGGCCAATGCGCTTCAGCGGGCTCAAGTGGAGGCTTGGGTGCGAATGGACGCGGGGAACGCGCAGGAGCTCGATCGCTGGCAGCGCATCTGGTCGTACAGCGTGGCGGGCTTTGAGGCTCAGGCTGCGGAAGAGCGGGCATGGGCGCAGGGCGCTGAGGCCGAGCGTCGTGCCTGGGCTATTGGAGCGGAGGCCGAAGCTCAGGCCCGGCTCATGGAAGACCTCGCCTGGGCCAAGGTGCAGGGCCACATCGCTGAAGCTGAAGGACAAGGGCGCGTGATTCCATTGAACAGGGTCCGCTGGCAGCGCTGGGCAGCGGCAGCAGCGATCGTGGGCGGTGTCCTCCTCGCCGCGCGCTGGTTCATTCAGCCGAGGGCCGATCATTATGCATCCGCCGGCGAGGTACTGGAAGCGAGGCTGAAGGATAGCAGCTCCGTGACCCTTTCGCCCGCTTCCTCCATCGAGGCGCGCATGGGCCGGACGCGTGCCATCAACCTGGAAGGCGAGGCTTACTTCGATGTGCGGCGCGATGAAGCCCGCCCCTTCGTGATTGCCGCCGGTGATGTGCAGGTCACGGTGCTGGGCACGGCGTTCACCGTGTCGGCGTACGATACGGCGGACATCGTGGAGGTGCGCGTGCGCAGCGGCCGCGTGCATGTGGAAGCGGGCATGGACACGCTCACGCTCAGCGCCGGCCAGCACGCGCGGTACCGGAAGTCGCGGCACGTGCTCGAGCGCGCCCCGGCGCCGCCCGCAGAGGTCTGGGGCTGGCGCATCATCCACTTCGATCGCGCCCCGCTCGATGAGGTCGCCCGTCAATTGGAGCGCATCTACAAGGTGGACGTCGTCTTCACCAATCCCCGTCTCGCGCGCTGCACGCTCACCGCCGAGTTCGACGATGAGCCCATCGAGGCCATCCTCGGCGTGATCGCCGACACCTTCAGCCTAACGCTCACCCGCAACGGTAACAGCTATGCACTTGATGGAGAAGGGTGCTGA
- a CDS encoding gliding motility-associated C-terminal domain-containing protein has product MSKSLTLLVLTKLVLAALSVVGQDHWARRVGAWSNDAFSDVAVDLDGNLYVAGEFGGNINLAGATLISNGSLDAVVAKYSADGSLLWAQSFGGAGLDRAIKLELTADGHLAVVGQFMGAVDFGGSGLVSQNGTQDCFVLKLAQSDGAVIWARGGGSPDGVDQPNGVSVGPDGSIAMAGEFRGAALFDQGSLTSATDPDTGLPSVDIFLAYYAGDGTPLWIVHGAAEFADRGMDVEHDADGNVYLTGQFTDTLTLAGNVHENAMFSAVFLARFSPSGEEEWFRAFGGGTYNQVFEMQLVADSYLMLVGDVQGTVIFLDSQPDLFTPVEPRSSFLLKVGLDGEFIAQTTWGSQYALNTRALSVQDEDVAVFGRFTCQLTGFISPYGESSFLSSGIWDLYIARFQTSDLDFKQAQQFAGIGEKVPGGIVHAGDGEPVFAGSFEHVLSLPSDGLFSIWPIAGGESAGAPPGYCTDANYPNYSFLRGSALKDGFIARAYLDGREPHDPYERSGTDCDRSFRLPVIRRGEQGELGPDSIHACVQATLKAHTFTAFDPDTSVRHNAPDYRFLWSTGATTHEIVTSVSGWYWVDVSIGLQCYTWRDSVHISVEPNPPKPLISDDVVVNAEAFDAMPIEVCEPQQPWLWATGLEPGNTVQWILQGGVLSDSDSAQAVASGLYVVIATSPNGCQRFASVSVVINPVGPLPPFDIDLISNYPQDIDQNDTISMCPGVSLLLLVEAQLTLNGQPSGLTYGVKPFYRCTQPGAWTPTVNDLLGFNCNYTVQGEGWYVNEFGFMLTNAPCGEDTLFVTGIDSVYVIPYESTEPVIDVSPGALICPGDTLAITGSCANCTTTAWTGLGIVALSGDTAWVVMAGDYYYTGSTISPQGCIGFGQTSVAVSWNPLPPLFVDPLDGIICPDDSALIWTDAPGSDWQWFGPLGPLSQYNDSIHTSQQGFYYLEMTDTLGCRVTSNPILVTDYATPFLNVIPDNVICEPGETSTLQVVTTSESTLQWWAPFAGSTATQQTVTQPGIYTCEVNACGITTVLSVEIYGNTASADLVVPGPFTLCPGDEVALMATGGNAIYYWEPGLIFSQSITVDTAGTFLLVVADPNGCRDSLYTTVEVLPEFDALALVDTAFCAGDPMIAAVSGVPQITWYADAAQTQVIGAGNTLNLGTAQQGMTVWVEQIVGQCGSGLIQVNLIVSEPPDVPVIIGPFSGCVGDSVSIAPVNPGAMLYSWTTPTGTVAGNPLVIDPVTFAADGEYTVWAVNPGCAPTSASFVFTVNAAGTLFIGDDTLICPGGTASFTVPAGFASPSWSDGSSQTTFNTGSPGEVILIASDATGCFASDTALVSVFAFTDPLTVTGATICLGQDALLLANGSGTISWFADGSLMQLVHAGNSWSIAQPADSAIFYVQQVEGDCSGAIVPVALNVVPVPNDAVLNAPDPVCLGAPFGLWLTGTGDPSGIWLTPLGDYTGPAYEVASATGASAGMYTVVPFLGACAGDTLSITIEVLAPQPPSLADTTLCEGGSIVLGIPSAYSTVIWSDGTEGNSITVFTAGTWSLSAFDAQGCAVTAAAVIDLVHCDPMIPNVITPNGDGWNDGFRLPSGGYVSAQLRVWNRWGQLVWEGDATSGAFRGEHRNGEPLSEGTYYYELLLTRANGAVKPYTGHLTLQR; this is encoded by the coding sequence ATGTCCAAGTCACTGACCCTCCTTGTGCTGACCAAGCTGGTGCTCGCTGCATTGAGCGTTGTTGGCCAGGACCATTGGGCGCGCCGCGTGGGAGCCTGGAGCAACGATGCCTTCAGCGATGTTGCGGTCGACCTTGATGGCAATCTGTATGTGGCAGGCGAGTTCGGCGGCAACATCAACCTGGCAGGCGCCACGCTCATCAGCAACGGGAGCCTCGATGCCGTGGTGGCGAAGTACAGCGCCGATGGATCCTTGCTCTGGGCGCAGAGCTTCGGAGGCGCTGGCCTCGACCGTGCGATCAAGCTGGAGCTCACCGCCGATGGCCACCTCGCCGTGGTAGGGCAGTTCATGGGAGCGGTGGATTTCGGCGGATCGGGCCTGGTCTCGCAGAACGGCACGCAGGATTGCTTCGTGCTGAAGCTCGCACAGAGCGATGGCGCAGTGATCTGGGCGCGCGGCGGTGGAAGTCCCGATGGCGTGGACCAGCCGAATGGCGTGAGCGTAGGCCCCGATGGCAGCATTGCGATGGCCGGCGAGTTCCGTGGCGCGGCGTTATTCGATCAAGGCAGCCTCACCAGCGCCACGGACCCGGACACCGGACTGCCGAGCGTGGACATCTTCCTGGCCTACTATGCGGGGGATGGCACGCCGCTCTGGATCGTGCATGGCGCCGCCGAGTTCGCGGACCGCGGCATGGACGTGGAGCACGATGCGGACGGCAACGTGTACCTCACCGGCCAGTTCACCGATACGCTGACGCTGGCGGGCAACGTGCATGAGAACGCCATGTTCAGCGCGGTCTTCCTCGCGCGATTCAGCCCGTCGGGTGAGGAGGAATGGTTCCGTGCATTCGGTGGCGGCACCTACAACCAGGTGTTCGAGATGCAGTTGGTGGCCGACAGTTACCTGATGCTCGTGGGCGACGTGCAAGGCACGGTGATCTTCCTCGATTCGCAGCCCGACCTTTTCACGCCGGTTGAGCCGCGCAGCTCCTTTCTCCTGAAGGTGGGCCTCGATGGCGAGTTCATCGCGCAGACCACCTGGGGCAGCCAGTATGCCCTGAACACGCGGGCGCTCTCCGTGCAGGATGAGGATGTGGCCGTGTTCGGCCGCTTCACGTGCCAGCTCACCGGCTTCATCAGCCCGTACGGTGAGAGCAGCTTCCTTTCCTCCGGCATCTGGGACCTGTACATCGCGCGCTTCCAGACCAGCGACCTCGACTTCAAGCAGGCCCAGCAGTTCGCAGGCATCGGGGAGAAGGTGCCCGGCGGCATCGTTCACGCTGGCGATGGGGAGCCGGTCTTCGCGGGGTCCTTCGAGCATGTGCTGAGCCTCCCCTCGGATGGCCTTTTCTCCATCTGGCCCATCGCAGGCGGCGAATCGGCCGGGGCGCCACCGGGCTATTGCACCGATGCCAATTATCCGAATTACAGTTTCCTGCGCGGCTCAGCGCTCAAGGACGGCTTCATCGCGCGCGCCTACCTCGATGGACGCGAGCCGCACGATCCGTATGAGCGCAGCGGCACCGATTGCGACCGCAGCTTCAGGCTGCCCGTGATCCGCAGGGGTGAGCAGGGCGAGTTGGGCCCGGATTCGATCCATGCATGCGTTCAGGCGACGCTCAAGGCGCACACCTTCACCGCCTTCGATCCCGATACCTCGGTGAGGCACAACGCGCCGGATTACCGCTTCCTCTGGAGCACGGGCGCCACCACGCACGAGATCGTCACCTCGGTCAGCGGCTGGTACTGGGTCGATGTGAGCATCGGGCTGCAGTGCTACACCTGGCGCGATTCGGTGCATATCAGCGTGGAGCCCAATCCGCCCAAGCCCTTGATCAGCGACGATGTGGTGGTGAACGCCGAAGCCTTCGACGCGATGCCCATCGAAGTGTGCGAGCCGCAGCAGCCCTGGCTCTGGGCCACCGGGCTGGAGCCGGGCAATACGGTGCAATGGATCCTGCAGGGCGGCGTGCTCTCCGATTCCGATTCGGCGCAGGCCGTGGCCAGCGGGCTCTATGTGGTGATCGCCACTTCGCCCAACGGCTGCCAACGATTCGCTTCGGTGAGCGTAGTGATCAATCCCGTGGGGCCCTTGCCGCCCTTCGATATCGATCTGATCTCCAATTACCCGCAGGACATCGACCAGAACGATACGATCAGCATGTGCCCCGGAGTGTCCCTGCTGCTGCTGGTGGAGGCGCAACTCACGCTGAACGGACAACCGTCGGGCCTCACCTACGGCGTGAAGCCGTTCTATCGGTGCACCCAGCCCGGGGCTTGGACGCCGACCGTGAACGATCTGCTGGGCTTCAACTGCAACTACACGGTGCAGGGCGAAGGATGGTACGTGAACGAATTCGGGTTCATGCTCACCAACGCGCCCTGCGGAGAGGATACCCTGTTCGTGACCGGCATCGATAGCGTGTATGTGATCCCGTACGAGAGCACCGAGCCGGTGATCGATGTCTCGCCCGGCGCCCTCATCTGCCCGGGCGATACCCTCGCGATCACGGGAAGCTGCGCGAATTGCACCACCACCGCATGGACCGGGCTCGGAATCGTGGCCCTCAGCGGCGATACCGCCTGGGTGGTGATGGCTGGCGATTACTACTACACGGGCAGCACCATCTCCCCGCAAGGGTGCATCGGCTTCGGCCAGACCAGCGTGGCCGTGTCCTGGAATCCGCTCCCGCCGCTCTTCGTGGATCCGCTCGACGGCATCATCTGCCCCGATGATTCGGCGCTCATCTGGACCGATGCGCCCGGCAGCGATTGGCAATGGTTCGGCCCGCTGGGTCCGCTCAGCCAGTACAACGACAGCATCCACACCTCGCAGCAGGGCTTCTATTACCTGGAGATGACCGATACGCTCGGCTGCCGCGTCACCAGCAACCCGATCCTGGTCACCGATTACGCAACACCCTTCCTGAACGTGATCCCGGACAATGTGATCTGCGAGCCCGGCGAGACCAGCACCCTTCAAGTGGTCACCACCAGTGAGTCCACCCTGCAGTGGTGGGCGCCTTTCGCGGGCAGCACCGCCACCCAACAGACCGTGACGCAGCCCGGTATCTACACCTGCGAGGTGAACGCATGCGGGATCACCACGGTGCTCAGCGTCGAGATCTACGGCAACACGGCAAGCGCGGACCTGGTGGTGCCCGGCCCCTTCACCCTCTGTCCCGGCGATGAGGTCGCCTTGATGGCCACCGGCGGCAACGCCATTTACTACTGGGAGCCCGGGCTCATCTTCAGCCAGTCCATCACGGTGGATACCGCCGGCACCTTCCTGCTGGTGGTGGCCGATCCCAACGGCTGCCGCGATTCATTGTACACCACGGTCGAGGTGCTGCCGGAATTCGATGCGCTCGCACTGGTTGACACGGCTTTCTGCGCCGGTGATCCCATGATCGCCGCAGTGAGCGGTGTCCCGCAGATCACGTGGTACGCCGACGCGGCACAGACGCAAGTGATCGGCGCGGGCAACACGCTCAACCTGGGTACCGCGCAACAGGGCATGACCGTGTGGGTGGAGCAGATCGTGGGGCAATGCGGAAGCGGATTGATTCAAGTGAACCTGATCGTGAGCGAGCCACCGGATGTCCCGGTGATCATCGGACCGTTCAGCGGCTGCGTGGGCGACAGCGTCAGCATCGCTCCGGTGAATCCGGGAGCCATGCTCTATTCGTGGACCACTCCGACGGGCACTGTGGCCGGGAATCCGCTCGTGATCGATCCGGTCACCTTCGCTGCGGATGGCGAGTACACCGTGTGGGCGGTCAATCCCGGCTGTGCGCCAACGAGCGCTTCTTTCGTGTTCACCGTGAATGCGGCGGGCACGCTCTTCATCGGCGACGACACCTTGATCTGCCCGGGCGGCACCGCCTCCTTCACCGTTCCTGCGGGCTTTGCGTCACCAAGCTGGTCCGATGGATCCTCCCAAACGACCTTCAACACCGGTTCCCCTGGCGAGGTGATCCTGATCGCCTCCGACGCCACCGGCTGCTTTGCCAGCGATACCGCGCTCGTCTCGGTCTTCGCATTCACCGATCCGCTCACCGTGACCGGCGCCACCATCTGCCTGGGGCAGGATGCGTTGCTCCTCGCCAACGGTTCGGGAACGATCTCCTGGTTCGCTGATGGATCGTTGATGCAGCTGGTGCATGCCGGGAATTCCTGGTCGATCGCGCAGCCAGCGGACAGCGCCATCTTCTATGTGCAGCAGGTCGAAGGTGATTGCAGCGGGGCCATCGTGCCTGTAGCGCTGAATGTGGTGCCCGTTCCGAACGATGCGGTGCTGAATGCGCCCGACCCGGTCTGCCTGGGCGCGCCGTTCGGGCTGTGGCTCACGGGCACGGGCGATCCCTCGGGCATTTGGCTTACGCCTTTGGGCGACTACACCGGTCCCGCCTACGAGGTGGCATCTGCTACTGGGGCAAGCGCTGGGATGTACACCGTGGTGCCCTTCCTGGGCGCCTGCGCTGGTGACACGCTTTCGATCACCATCGAGGTGCTCGCTCCACAACCGCCATCACTAGCCGATACCACGCTGTGCGAAGGCGGCAGCATCGTGCTGGGCATCCCATCGGCATATAGCACGGTGATCTGGAGCGATGGAACCGAGGGGAATAGCATCACGGTGTTCACCGCGGGCACCTGGTCGCTGAGCGCCTTCGATGCGCAAGGATGCGCGGTCACAGCTGCGGCGGTGATCGACCTCGTGCATTGCGATCCAATGATCCCCAATGTGATCACCCCCAACGGCGACGGCTGGAACGATGGCTTCAGGTTGCCCTCGGGCGGCTATGTGAGCGCACAGCTGCGCGTGTGGAACCGTTGGGGGCAGTTGGTCTGGGAGGGCGATGCCACCAGCGGCGCCTTCCGCGGCGAGCACCGCAATGGAGAGCCCCTGAGCGAAGGCACCTACTATTACGAGTTGCTGCTCACGCGCGCCAACGGTGCGGTGAAGCCCTACACCGGCCACCTGACCCTTCAACGCTAG
- a CDS encoding choice-of-anchor L domain-containing protein translates to MRCIMLSILLSWSAASLGQTHATMLPASPDYTALVNDHLAGQGVTVLSAGFQFLPYAIGTFTDTMASIGMSGGLVLATGLVHVIEAPNLSQSTTMAGLVSGQSDADLLQLLVPPAPQWDAAILTIDLIPAGDSLQLRFVFGSEEYDEYVCSIKNDVMGIFLSGPGIDGSFTNDGINMATLPATGLPVCVNTVNLGVPGSEGSGLCWAYPNWQMDTVHYVDNFFGPNCGLDGYTEVLTAKAAVQLGAVYQLKIAIADAHDGVYDSAVFLEAGSLTSELSTGMDAAAPVTAGVWYADATGEVVLRGPSLNGGRVEVQAFDAAGRCVARANASPDGVAWRAPMALAAGCYAIRAVQKGAVVSGRVVVE, encoded by the coding sequence ATGCGCTGCATCATGCTTTCGATCCTGCTCTCTTGGAGCGCTGCGTCGCTTGGGCAAACGCACGCCACAATGCTGCCCGCCAGTCCGGATTACACCGCGCTCGTGAATGATCATCTGGCCGGACAGGGCGTCACCGTTCTCAGCGCCGGCTTTCAGTTCCTTCCATACGCCATCGGCACCTTCACCGATACCATGGCAAGCATCGGCATGAGCGGCGGATTAGTGCTGGCCACCGGGCTGGTGCATGTGATCGAAGCGCCCAATCTCTCGCAAAGCACCACCATGGCCGGCCTCGTGAGTGGACAATCCGATGCCGACCTGCTGCAGTTGCTGGTTCCACCGGCCCCGCAATGGGATGCTGCCATCCTCACCATCGATCTCATCCCCGCGGGCGATTCGCTTCAGCTGCGCTTCGTGTTCGGCAGCGAGGAGTACGATGAGTACGTGTGCTCCATCAAGAACGATGTCATGGGCATCTTCCTCTCCGGCCCCGGCATCGATGGCTCATTCACCAACGACGGCATCAACATGGCCACCCTGCCCGCCACCGGATTACCCGTGTGCGTGAACACGGTGAACCTTGGCGTGCCCGGCAGCGAGGGCAGCGGGCTTTGCTGGGCCTATCCGAACTGGCAGATGGACACGGTGCATTACGTGGACAATTTCTTCGGCCCCAACTGCGGGCTCGATGGCTATACCGAAGTGCTCACCGCGAAGGCGGCCGTGCAGCTGGGCGCGGTCTATCAACTCAAGATCGCCATCGCCGACGCGCACGATGGGGTGTATGACTCTGCTGTGTTCCTCGAAGCGGGCAGCCTCACGTCGGAGTTGAGCACCGGCATGGATGCAGCAGCGCCCGTCACCGCAGGCGTGTGGTACGCGGACGCAACAGGTGAAGTGGTGCTGCGCGGTCCTTCATTGAATGGTGGCCGTGTTGAAGTGCAGGCCTTCGATGCGGCGGGGCGTTGCGTGGCGCGGGCGAATGCAAGCCCCGATGGCGTGGCGTGGCGCGCTCCGATGGCATTGGCTGCGGGCTGTTATGCCATCCGCGCGGTGCAGAAAGGAGCCGTGGTGAGCGGGAGGGTGGTGGTGGAGTAG
- a CDS encoding RNA polymerase sigma-70 factor, with product MHAEFAPIAASDRTAFEALFRLHYRALCAFASGYLKDADKAEDLVQDLFFRLWLDREKVQVTTSVKAYLYASVRNRCLNAMKSGAKLRALNEDVDDRLEELERTEDEHTERIARVQAAIESLPEERRKVFKLSRYEGLKYHEIAARMGISVKTVENQMGSALKTLRSELKDLVPLLPWLFLLSDGGG from the coding sequence ATGCACGCCGAATTCGCGCCCATCGCCGCAAGCGACCGCACGGCCTTCGAGGCCCTGTTCCGCCTGCACTACCGCGCGCTCTGCGCATTCGCCAGCGGCTACCTGAAGGATGCTGACAAGGCCGAGGACCTCGTGCAGGACCTCTTCTTCCGCCTCTGGCTCGACCGCGAGAAGGTGCAGGTGACCACCAGCGTGAAGGCCTACCTCTATGCATCGGTGCGCAACCGCTGCCTCAATGCCATGAAGTCCGGCGCCAAGCTGCGCGCGTTGAACGAAGACGTGGACGATCGCTTGGAGGAGTTGGAGCGCACCGAGGATGAGCACACTGAGCGGATCGCGCGCGTGCAGGCCGCGATCGAATCGTTGCCGGAAGAGCGGAGGAAGGTCTTCAAGCTGAGCCGCTACGAAGGCCTGAAGTACCACGAGATCGCCGCGCGGATGGGCATCTCCGTGAAGACCGTGGAGAACCAGATGGGCAGCGCGCTGAAGACCCTGCGCAGCGAACTGAAGGACCTGGTGCCTCTGCTGCCCTGGCTGTTCTTGCTGAGCGATGGGGGCGGATAG